The following are encoded together in the Scytonema millei VB511283 genome:
- the ruvX gene encoding Holliday junction resolvase RuvX, translated as MRSPSTGVVKTPKAFVSALGLDIGRKRIGVAGCDGTGLIATGLMTIERKSFAEDVAQLQSLVQLRRVQTIVAGLPYSMDGSLGFQARQVQKVAKRITKALDLPLVFVDERLTSFQAEQFMHAENISPSRHKALIDRKAAAIILQQWLDTRRREQGAGSARAVISDQ; from the coding sequence ATGCGATCGCCGTCCACTGGTGTGGTTAAAACGCCTAAAGCGTTTGTTTCCGCTTTGGGGCTAGATATCGGTCGCAAGCGGATTGGAGTAGCTGGTTGCGACGGTACGGGTCTGATTGCGACAGGTCTGATGACGATCGAGCGTAAATCTTTTGCTGAGGACGTAGCCCAATTACAGTCCCTCGTCCAATTGCGCCGCGTGCAAACAATAGTAGCCGGACTACCGTACTCTATGGACGGTAGTTTGGGTTTTCAAGCGCGACAAGTCCAAAAAGTAGCGAAAAGAATTACCAAAGCGCTCGACCTACCCTTAGTATTTGTAGACGAGCGACTAACATCTTTTCAAGCGGAACAATTCATGCACGCCGAAAATATCTCCCCCTCGCGACACAAAGCTCTGATCGATCGCAAAGCAGCTGCCATAATTCTGCAACAATGGTTAGATACAAGAAGAAGGGAGCAGGGAGCAGGGAGCGCACGAGCAGTTATCAGTGACCAGTAA